One segment of Stappia sp. 28M-7 DNA contains the following:
- a CDS encoding carbohydrate ABC transporter permease: protein MRRMSIARREALTTLWLAGPATLAMVLFIFLPVAIVALLSFTDYQFGATTLNWTGLENYQRLLGSTLGQRAITNTLLYVAIVIPASVALGLLVALGLHRMTGWAPGLAHALRAVYFLPVAATLVAMSVAWQMVLHPSLGVVNHVLAALGGEPRNWLSDRGLVLYTLAVIGIWQTVGYNMVLFLAGLVAIPPELYDAAEVDGAGGGWSRFWTVTWPMLGPTTLFVLVVTATNAFRVFETVATLTRGGPAFASDTLVYALYREGFVYFKAGYASAITMVFFAFLLILTFAQIRIVEKKVHYR from the coding sequence ATGAGGCGCATGTCGATTGCCCGCCGCGAGGCCCTGACCACGCTCTGGCTCGCAGGTCCCGCGACGCTGGCGATGGTGCTGTTCATCTTCCTGCCCGTCGCCATCGTCGCCCTGCTCTCCTTCACCGACTATCAGTTCGGCGCCACCACGCTGAACTGGACGGGGCTGGAGAACTACCAGCGCCTGCTCGGCTCGACGCTGGGGCAGCGGGCCATCACCAACACCCTGCTTTACGTGGCCATCGTCATTCCGGCCTCCGTCGCGCTCGGCCTGCTGGTCGCGCTCGGCCTGCACCGGATGACCGGCTGGGCACCGGGTCTCGCCCATGCGCTGCGCGCCGTCTACTTCCTGCCCGTCGCCGCGACGCTGGTCGCCATGTCGGTCGCCTGGCAGATGGTGCTGCATCCCTCGCTCGGCGTGGTCAACCACGTGCTTGCGGCCCTTGGCGGCGAGCCGCGCAACTGGCTCAGCGACCGGGGCCTGGTGCTCTACACGCTGGCGGTGATCGGCATCTGGCAGACCGTCGGCTACAACATGGTGCTGTTCCTGGCCGGCCTCGTCGCCATCCCGCCGGAGCTCTACGACGCGGCAGAGGTCGACGGAGCGGGCGGCGGCTGGTCGCGCTTCTGGACCGTCACCTGGCCGATGCTCGGGCCCACCACCCTCTTCGTGCTGGTGGTGACGGCGACCAACGCCTTCCGGGTGTTCGAGACCGTCGCCACGCTGACGCGCGGCGGCCCGGCCTTCGCCTCCGACACGCTGGTCTACGCGCTCTACCGGGAAGGCTTCGTCTACTTCAAGGCGGGCTATGCCAGCGCCATCACGATGGTCTTCTTCGCCTTCCTGCTGATCCTGACCTTCGCGCAGATCCGCATCGTCGAGAAGAAGGTGCATTACAGATGA
- a CDS encoding LysR family transcriptional regulator produces the protein MPPLNLHHLRLFSAVAEDGTLTGAARRLNLSASALSAQVKALEGSLGHDLFERRGRGLVLTEAGRIALDHAQAIFRTAEDLSATLKGGGQKPRALRVGALSTLSRNLQIQFLLPVIGKPDVDVVVRSGSQKELLAGLESLALDVVLTNVAPARDEARRYLVHRVAEQAAGLIGTPERAGQGRPLVELLAREPLVLPTRETAIRSGFDVLAARLGVVPRIAAEVDDMTMIRLLAREDAGLAVIPPIVVRDELANGMLVEASPLPGITEVFLAVTVERRFPNPLLADLLFRTPDGVPARSGDGATT, from the coding sequence ATGCCGCCGCTCAACCTCCATCATCTTCGCCTGTTCAGTGCCGTCGCCGAGGACGGGACGCTGACCGGAGCGGCGCGCCGGCTCAACCTGTCGGCCTCTGCCCTGTCGGCGCAGGTGAAAGCGCTGGAAGGATCGCTGGGGCACGACCTCTTCGAGAGGCGCGGGCGCGGGCTGGTGCTGACCGAGGCGGGGCGCATCGCCCTCGACCATGCGCAGGCGATCTTCCGCACCGCAGAAGACCTGTCGGCGACGCTGAAAGGCGGCGGGCAGAAGCCGCGCGCCCTGCGGGTCGGCGCGCTGAGCACCCTGTCGCGCAACCTGCAGATCCAGTTCCTGCTGCCGGTCATCGGCAAGCCGGATGTGGACGTGGTGGTGCGCTCGGGCAGCCAGAAGGAACTGCTCGCCGGGCTGGAATCGCTGGCGCTGGACGTGGTGCTGACCAACGTGGCGCCGGCGCGCGACGAGGCCCGCCGGTATCTGGTTCACCGCGTTGCCGAACAGGCGGCCGGTCTGATCGGAACGCCGGAGCGGGCGGGGCAGGGGCGTCCGCTGGTGGAGCTGCTGGCGCGCGAGCCCCTGGTTCTGCCGACCCGCGAGACGGCGATCCGCTCCGGCTTCGACGTGCTGGCCGCGCGCCTCGGCGTGGTCCCGCGCATCGCGGCCGAAGTCGACGACATGACGATGATCCGCCTGCTGGCCCGCGAAGACGCGGGACTTGCGGTCATTCCGCCGATTGTCGTGCGGGACGAACTGGCAAACGGAATGCTGGTGGAGGCCAGCCCCTTGCCCGGCATCACCGAGGTCTTCCTGGCGGTGACGGTGGAGCGCCGGTTCCCCAATCCGCTGCTGGCTGATCTCCTGTTCCGCACACCGGACGGTGTTCCGGCAAGGTCCGGGGACGGGGCGACAACATGA
- a CDS encoding ABC transporter ATP-binding protein: protein MSTTPTLELQGVTRRFGPQTVLDRVNVSIPSGSFTALLGASGCGKSTTLRIMAGLDRPSEGAVLLNGADVADRTAHERNVAMVFQSYALYPHLSVEQNIALPLAMRHLTTLGRMPVLGRFAPGSGEARAKIRRAVGEVAEMLGLEQLLHRKPAQLSGGQKQRVALGRALVRDPVLFLLDEPLSNLDARLRVKMRSELVALHKRTGRPFVYVTHDQSEAMAMADQIVVMIGGRVAQAGTPQDLYERPASREVAGFIGTNAINFFEPGSAPAGLHPAAGSAVIALRPEHLSPAASGTVEARLETAEYLGSEVVLALRAESGAELRAIAPGNYAIPAPGSAVRLGFDPAQVHVFDAASGQRIGEAA, encoded by the coding sequence ATGAGCACCACCCCGACACTGGAACTGCAGGGCGTCACGCGCCGGTTCGGACCGCAAACCGTTCTCGACCGCGTCAACGTCTCCATTCCCTCCGGCAGCTTCACCGCGCTGCTGGGCGCGTCCGGCTGCGGCAAGTCGACGACCCTGCGCATCATGGCCGGGCTCGACCGGCCGAGCGAGGGGGCCGTGCTCCTGAACGGCGCGGATGTGGCCGACCGCACCGCCCACGAGCGCAACGTCGCGATGGTGTTCCAGTCCTATGCGCTCTACCCGCATCTGAGCGTGGAGCAGAACATCGCCCTGCCGCTGGCCATGCGCCACCTGACGACGCTCGGCCGCATGCCTGTCCTCGGCCGCTTCGCCCCCGGCAGCGGCGAGGCGCGCGCGAAGATCCGCCGTGCGGTCGGCGAAGTGGCGGAAATGCTCGGCCTGGAGCAGCTGCTGCACCGCAAGCCGGCGCAGCTCTCCGGCGGCCAGAAGCAGCGTGTCGCGCTCGGCCGCGCATTGGTGCGCGATCCCGTGCTCTTCCTGCTCGACGAGCCACTGTCCAATCTCGATGCCCGGCTGCGCGTGAAGATGCGCTCCGAGCTCGTCGCCCTGCACAAGCGCACCGGCCGGCCCTTCGTCTACGTCACCCACGACCAGTCCGAGGCCATGGCGATGGCCGACCAGATCGTCGTGATGATCGGCGGACGGGTCGCCCAGGCCGGCACCCCGCAGGACCTTTACGAGCGCCCCGCCTCGCGCGAGGTCGCCGGCTTCATCGGCACCAATGCCATCAACTTCTTCGAACCCGGCAGCGCGCCGGCCGGCCTGCACCCGGCGGCCGGCTCGGCGGTGATCGCGCTGCGGCCCGAGCATCTGAGCCCGGCCGCCTCCGGCACGGTCGAGGCCCGGCTCGAGACGGCGGAATATCTCGGCTCGGAGGTGGTGCTGGCCCTGCGGGCGGAGAGCGGCGCTGAGCTGCGGGCCATCGCGCCCGGCAACTACGCCATTCCCGCCCCCGGCAGCGCCGTGCGCCTCGGCTTCGACCCGGCCCAGGTGCATGTCTTCGACGCCGCATCCGGCCAGCGCATCGGAGAAGCGGCATGA
- a CDS encoding carbohydrate ABC transporter permease, which yields MIRKLVGRTVSTALLLLGAAAILLPFIWMLSLSVKPRDEIFSTEIALLPSRLEWRNFVVALTSTDVPLFLWNGLVVVVGILVFQLVFAVPCAYALAQRTFRARALVFGLVLAGLLVPFHVTAIPIFLGFAQAGILNTYWALILPFIPTAFGIFLFRQAISQLPTELFEAARVDGLSETAIVWRITFPLVLPAATAFAIFSVTAHWNDLFWPLIATTDPQLATPPRGILYFRDEESGDDVGPLMAAALIITAPLVIAFLLAQRKFTQGLAASGLK from the coding sequence ATGATCCGCAAGCTGGTCGGCCGTACCGTTTCCACCGCGCTGCTGCTCCTGGGAGCCGCCGCGATCCTCCTGCCCTTCATCTGGATGCTGTCGCTGTCGGTGAAGCCGCGCGACGAGATCTTCAGCACCGAGATCGCCCTGCTGCCCTCGCGGCTGGAATGGCGCAATTTCGTCGTGGCGCTGACCAGCACCGACGTGCCGCTGTTCCTGTGGAACGGGCTGGTCGTCGTTGTCGGCATCCTCGTCTTCCAGCTGGTGTTCGCCGTGCCTTGCGCCTATGCGCTGGCGCAGCGGACCTTCCGGGCCCGCGCGCTGGTCTTCGGCCTCGTTCTGGCGGGGCTCCTGGTGCCGTTCCACGTCACCGCGATCCCGATCTTCCTCGGCTTCGCCCAGGCCGGCATCCTCAACACCTACTGGGCGCTGATCCTGCCGTTCATCCCCACCGCCTTCGGCATCTTCCTGTTCCGCCAGGCGATTTCGCAGCTCCCCACAGAGCTGTTCGAGGCGGCGCGCGTCGACGGGTTGAGCGAGACGGCCATCGTCTGGCGCATCACCTTCCCCCTGGTGCTGCCGGCGGCAACCGCCTTTGCGATCTTCTCGGTGACCGCGCACTGGAACGACCTGTTCTGGCCGCTGATCGCCACCACCGATCCGCAGCTCGCCACGCCGCCGCGCGGCATCCTCTACTTCCGCGACGAGGAGTCGGGCGACGATGTCGGTCCGCTCATGGCCGCGGCTCTCATCATCACCGCGCCGCTGGTCATCGCGTTCCTGCTGGCGCAGCGCAAGTTCACGCAAGGTCTCGCCGCAAGCGGCCTGAAGTGA
- a CDS encoding proton-conducting transporter membrane subunit → MFPTALAPLPLLLIAACALARPGRRPGALPVLAEGAALLSLALALAGALHLAIGGPATLAVGSGAFALALTLDTVSAVMSVLVAFVGWVVVRFSRSYLDGEAREGAFHGLLLAAVAAVLMLVQAATLPVLILSFVLVGVLLRQLLLFYRERPQARRAAAKFTLAWTAGDAALLLAALGFWAAFGTLSLAGIGDAARAGDMPLAADIAVLLVVLAALLKTAAFPLHGWLTEVMEAPTPVSALLHAGIINAGGLLLIRLAEPVQASPAAMTLLVMLGGFSALFGALVMLTQSAVKTALAWSTVAQMGFMLLQCGLGLWPLALLHILAHSLYKAHAFLSSGTAVHAVQATRRPGPVAAPGLAAVARAFLLALALYAAVAGAFSLLPLEKSAQALALGAILIFGVAYLVAQGLADAAPAALTRKTAKASVAAAIGYFGFHVLAGLVVGGALPAPPQAGPLEWALIALALASFGGVAVAQALFPHWAHHPATAGLRVHFANGFYVNAAVDRLIGGFRLPSSH, encoded by the coding sequence ATGTTCCCCACGGCGCTCGCCCCCCTGCCGCTTCTGCTCATTGCCGCCTGCGCCCTGGCCCGCCCCGGTCGCCGACCGGGCGCATTGCCGGTGCTCGCCGAGGGCGCCGCGCTGCTCTCCCTCGCGCTTGCCCTTGCCGGCGCGCTCCATCTGGCCATCGGCGGCCCGGCAACGCTCGCCGTCGGCAGCGGCGCCTTTGCCCTGGCGCTCACCCTCGACACGGTGTCGGCGGTCATGTCGGTTCTGGTCGCCTTCGTCGGCTGGGTGGTGGTGCGCTTCTCGCGCAGCTATCTCGACGGCGAGGCGCGGGAGGGCGCCTTCCACGGCCTGCTGCTCGCCGCCGTCGCCGCCGTCCTCATGCTGGTACAGGCCGCCACCCTGCCGGTCCTGATCCTCAGCTTCGTCCTCGTCGGTGTGCTGCTGCGGCAGTTGCTGCTGTTTTACCGCGAGCGGCCACAGGCCCGGCGGGCCGCGGCCAAGTTCACCCTCGCCTGGACCGCCGGCGACGCTGCGCTGCTGCTTGCCGCGCTCGGCTTCTGGGCCGCCTTCGGCACGCTGTCGCTCGCTGGGATCGGCGATGCGGCACGGGCCGGCGACATGCCGCTTGCCGCCGACATCGCCGTGTTGCTGGTCGTGCTCGCCGCGCTGCTGAAGACGGCGGCCTTTCCCCTGCACGGCTGGCTGACCGAGGTGATGGAAGCCCCCACCCCGGTCTCGGCGCTGCTGCATGCGGGCATCATCAATGCCGGCGGCCTGCTGCTCATCCGCCTTGCCGAGCCGGTGCAGGCAAGCCCGGCGGCGATGACGCTGCTGGTCATGCTCGGCGGTTTCTCGGCCCTGTTCGGCGCGCTGGTCATGCTGACCCAGAGCGCGGTGAAGACGGCGCTCGCCTGGTCGACGGTCGCGCAGATGGGCTTCATGCTGCTGCAATGCGGCCTCGGCCTGTGGCCGCTCGCCCTGCTGCACATCCTTGCCCACTCGCTCTACAAGGCACACGCCTTCCTCTCCTCCGGCACGGCGGTGCACGCCGTGCAGGCAACGCGGCGGCCCGGCCCCGTCGCCGCGCCAGGCCTTGCCGCGGTGGCGCGCGCCTTCCTGCTCGCCCTCGCTCTTTATGCGGCCGTTGCCGGTGCCTTCTCGCTGCTGCCGCTGGAAAAGTCTGCACAGGCGCTGGCGCTCGGCGCGATCCTGATCTTCGGCGTCGCCTATCTGGTGGCGCAGGGTCTGGCCGACGCCGCCCCCGCCGCCCTCACCCGCAAGACCGCCAAGGCCTCGGTCGCGGCCGCCATCGGCTATTTCGGCTTCCACGTGCTGGCCGGGCTGGTGGTCGGCGGCGCGCTGCCCGCCCCGCCCCAGGCCGGCCCGCTGGAATGGGCGCTGATCGCCCTGGCGCTCGCCTCCTTCGGCGGTGTTGCCGTCGCACAGGCGCTGTTCCCGCACTGGGCGCATCACCCGGCGACCGCCGGGCTGCGGGTCCACTTCGCCAACGGCTTCTACGTGAATGCCGCCGTCGACCGCCTGATCGGCGGCTTCCGGCTCCCCTCGTCCCACTGA
- a CDS encoding YbcC family protein, which produces MLTPPTSLATPQVTALLQAADRAARRVPPAFPLDATVAVNPFLGQTGEDMAEAAARLARVAGSDIVPARRLHAGALAAHKITAQDLQDALDAASFADKPADIETLRARLAQPAAAPSPLPTLADLAAGATGTDWPEIVARTTGLWAAGHFDRGQALWTPAPGRSAFAAWREWAQHDLTPELAGLSGFCRHVAACPDTPERAILRASAALGIAGPAAETLFHRLLVDLGGWAQHARYLLWQAELSGSTDATLTDLLAIRLVFEEALLLTFADRVSQDWRGVLAAHTEAPRPTADQIADAILQDAAERAFQRRLAARLQAPEKNAKTERPALQAAFCIDVRSEVFRRALESQDAGIRTLGFAGFFGLPVAHHPHGSVESEAHLPVLLTPGMTSTAQLEPQAETAGRITARARRAWNRFRQAAVSSFAFVEAAGPLYAAKLLRDALSLAPAHHHAHHHGCAPRLDPALTARQKAETAATVLKAMSMTQGHARLVLLLGHGASTTNNPQESAYHCGACGGHTGEVSARLLAQLLNDPETRTGLAEMGLPVAADTLFVAGLHDTTTDEVTLFAKDAPSEEHAADLAFAREKLAEAGRLARIERATRLPGASHDRLALRARNWAETRPEWGLAGCSAFIAAPRGVTAGADLGGRVFLHSYDWRADEGMKVLELILTAPVVVASWISLQYYGSTVAPELFGGGNKLLHNVVGGIGVVEGNGGRLRAGLPLQAVSDGARLMHEPLRLSVLVEAPREAVHDILSRHEGLRALFDKGWMHLLLLEDGKVSARYRPGLAFETVTLPLQEAA; this is translated from the coding sequence ATGCTTACGCCTCCGACCTCCCTTGCCACGCCGCAGGTTACCGCTCTTCTCCAGGCGGCAGACCGGGCCGCCCGGCGGGTGCCGCCGGCCTTCCCGCTGGACGCCACCGTCGCCGTCAATCCGTTCCTCGGCCAGACCGGCGAGGACATGGCAGAAGCCGCCGCGCGCCTTGCGCGGGTCGCCGGCAGCGACATCGTGCCGGCACGGCGTCTCCATGCCGGCGCGCTCGCCGCGCACAAGATCACCGCGCAGGACCTGCAGGACGCGCTCGATGCCGCCTCCTTCGCCGACAAGCCGGCGGACATCGAGACCTTGCGGGCGCGCCTTGCGCAGCCCGCTGCCGCCCCCTCGCCGCTGCCGACGCTCGCCGATCTTGCCGCCGGCGCCACCGGCACCGACTGGCCGGAGATCGTCGCCCGCACCACCGGGCTTTGGGCCGCCGGCCATTTCGACCGGGGACAGGCGCTGTGGACGCCGGCGCCCGGCCGCTCCGCCTTCGCCGCCTGGCGGGAATGGGCGCAGCACGACCTGACGCCCGAGCTTGCCGGACTTTCCGGCTTCTGCCGGCATGTCGCCGCCTGTCCGGACACGCCGGAGCGGGCGATCCTGCGCGCATCCGCTGCGCTCGGCATTGCCGGCCCGGCAGCGGAAACCCTGTTCCACCGGCTGCTGGTCGATCTCGGCGGCTGGGCCCAGCACGCCCGCTACCTGCTCTGGCAGGCAGAGCTTTCAGGAAGCACCGACGCCACGCTGACGGATCTTCTCGCCATCAGGCTCGTCTTCGAGGAGGCCCTGTTGCTGACCTTTGCGGATCGGGTAAGCCAGGACTGGCGGGGCGTGCTCGCCGCTCATACCGAGGCGCCCAGGCCCACCGCCGACCAGATCGCCGATGCCATCCTGCAGGACGCGGCCGAGCGTGCGTTCCAGCGGCGGCTCGCCGCCCGTCTCCAGGCTCCGGAGAAAAACGCGAAAACCGAACGGCCCGCCCTGCAGGCGGCCTTCTGCATCGATGTGCGCTCGGAAGTGTTCCGGCGGGCGCTGGAAAGCCAGGATGCCGGCATCCGGACGCTCGGCTTTGCCGGCTTCTTCGGCCTGCCGGTCGCCCACCACCCGCACGGTTCGGTGGAGAGCGAAGCGCATCTTCCCGTGCTGCTGACGCCGGGCATGACCTCCACCGCGCAGCTGGAGCCGCAGGCCGAGACGGCCGGGCGGATCACGGCGCGGGCGCGGCGGGCGTGGAACCGCTTCCGGCAGGCCGCCGTCTCCTCGTTCGCCTTCGTGGAGGCGGCCGGCCCGCTCTATGCGGCAAAGCTGCTGCGCGATGCGCTGTCGCTGGCGCCCGCACATCACCACGCCCACCACCACGGCTGCGCGCCGCGGCTCGATCCGGCACTGACCGCCCGGCAAAAGGCCGAGACCGCGGCGACCGTGCTCAAGGCGATGTCGATGACGCAGGGCCATGCCCGGCTGGTGCTGCTGCTCGGCCACGGCGCCAGCACGACCAACAACCCGCAGGAGAGCGCCTATCACTGCGGTGCCTGCGGCGGTCACACCGGCGAGGTTTCCGCGCGGCTGCTGGCGCAGCTTCTCAACGATCCCGAGACCCGCACCGGGCTTGCCGAGATGGGCCTGCCCGTCGCCGCCGACACGCTGTTCGTCGCGGGCCTGCACGACACCACCACCGACGAGGTGACGCTCTTTGCGAAGGACGCGCCGTCGGAGGAGCATGCGGCGGATCTCGCCTTCGCGCGGGAAAAGCTCGCCGAGGCGGGACGGCTCGCCCGGATCGAGCGGGCAACCCGGCTGCCGGGCGCCAGCCACGACCGGCTGGCCTTGCGGGCGCGCAACTGGGCAGAAACCCGGCCCGAATGGGGCCTTGCCGGCTGCTCCGCTTTCATCGCCGCGCCGCGCGGCGTCACCGCCGGGGCGGATCTCGGCGGGCGAGTCTTCCTGCATTCCTACGACTGGCGGGCGGACGAGGGCATGAAAGTGCTGGAGCTGATCCTCACCGCGCCGGTGGTCGTGGCGAGCTGGATCTCGCTGCAATATTACGGCTCGACCGTCGCGCCAGAGCTCTTCGGCGGCGGCAACAAGCTGCTGCACAACGTGGTCGGCGGCATCGGCGTCGTGGAGGGCAATGGCGGGCGGTTGCGCGCCGGCCTGCCGCTGCAGGCGGTCAGCGACGGGGCGCGGCTGATGCACGAGCCGCTGCGGCTGTCGGTGCTGGTGGAGGCCCCGCGCGAGGCGGTGCACGACATCCTGTCCCGGCACGAGGGCTTGCGCGCCCTGTTCGACAAGGGCTGGATGCACCTGTTGCTGCTGGAAGACGGCAAGGTCTCGGCCCGCTACCGGCCCGGCCTTGCCTTTGAAACCGTGACGTTGCCGCTGCAGGAAGCGGCATAA
- a CDS encoding TIGR00725 family protein: MGNTRYFLSDDTVHSEQGRLDVWSWRWQVCALPADARAVSAHEALAAIGAKGGARRVPVGIIGPRAATPEQYAGAEAVGRALGALGLTVICGGKSGVMEAAAKGCREAGGLTIGMLPDHDWRCANDHIAIPIATGLSEGRNMIIAKSSAVLVAVGGSYGTLSEIAYGLHFSKPVIGLLGAPEVEGLEMASDPDDAVERLCGHLMAMASSS, translated from the coding sequence ATGGGTAACACGCGTTATTTTCTGTCTGATGACACCGTCCACAGCGAGCAGGGTCGCCTCGATGTATGGAGCTGGCGCTGGCAGGTCTGCGCGCTTCCCGCCGATGCCCGCGCCGTTTCCGCCCACGAGGCGCTGGCCGCCATCGGTGCGAAGGGCGGCGCCCGCCGCGTGCCCGTCGGCATCATCGGGCCGCGCGCGGCAACGCCGGAACAGTATGCCGGGGCCGAGGCCGTGGGCCGGGCGCTCGGCGCCCTCGGCCTGACCGTGATCTGCGGCGGCAAGAGCGGCGTCATGGAGGCTGCAGCCAAGGGTTGCCGCGAGGCCGGCGGCCTCACCATCGGCATGCTGCCTGACCATGACTGGCGCTGCGCCAACGACCACATCGCCATTCCGATCGCCACCGGCCTCAGCGAGGGCCGCAACATGATCATCGCCAAGTCGTCGGCCGTGCTGGTCGCCGTCGGCGGGTCCTACGGCACCCTGTCGGAGATCGCCTACGGCCTGCATTTCTCCAAGCCCGTCATCGGCCTGCTCGGCGCGCCGGAGGTCGAGGGACTGGAAATGGCCAGCGATCCGGACGATGCGGTCGAGCGGCTTTGCGGGCATCTGATGGCAATGGCGAGTTCGTCATAA
- a CDS encoding DeoR/GlpR family DNA-binding transcription regulator: MNRVEPLSAFSPRQREILALTERNGFVTIESLAEEFGVSAQTIRRDIIALADAGRLQRFHGGAGVTGQTETLRLDHGQKEQLSVEDKVRVAQTAAACVPDGASLFLDVGTTVEMAAKALNARPGFRVFTNSMRAALAFDPSRHDVNVIGRRVAGRDGSLVGEETMLALQGLRLDYALIGCSAVDAEGRVMDYDLSKIAVKKVAMQAARKSLLLATASKFGRSALSTIAMLSDFEQVIDGRQDLAAEAG; the protein is encoded by the coding sequence ATGAATCGAGTCGAGCCCTTGTCGGCCTTCAGCCCCCGCCAGCGCGAGATCCTGGCGCTCACCGAGCGCAACGGGTTCGTCACCATCGAGAGCCTTGCCGAGGAGTTCGGCGTATCGGCGCAGACGATCCGGCGCGACATCATCGCGCTGGCCGATGCCGGCCGGTTGCAGCGCTTCCACGGCGGGGCCGGGGTCACCGGCCAGACCGAGACGTTGCGGCTCGACCACGGGCAGAAGGAACAGCTCTCCGTGGAGGACAAGGTGCGGGTCGCGCAGACGGCGGCGGCCTGCGTGCCCGACGGGGCGAGCCTCTTCCTCGATGTCGGGACCACGGTCGAAATGGCCGCCAAGGCGCTCAATGCTCGCCCGGGCTTTCGCGTCTTCACCAACAGCATGCGTGCCGCGCTCGCCTTCGATCCCTCGCGCCACGACGTCAACGTGATCGGCCGGCGGGTGGCCGGGCGAGACGGCTCGCTGGTCGGCGAGGAGACGATGCTGGCGCTGCAGGGCCTGCGGCTCGACTATGCGCTGATCGGCTGCTCCGCGGTGGATGCCGAGGGGCGGGTGATGGACTACGACCTGTCGAAGATCGCCGTGAAGAAGGTGGCGATGCAGGCGGCGCGCAAGTCGCTGCTCCTGGCGACGGCGAGCAAGTTCGGCCGCTCGGCGCTGTCCACCATCGCCATGCTGTCGGACTTCGAGCAGGTGATCGACGGTCGCCAGGACCTGGCGGCAGAAGCCGGCTGA
- a CDS encoding ABC transporter substrate-binding protein gives MRRALFAAAFALVASSATAQETEIRVHYAIPTIWADTQKALAEAFMAKHPDIKVTLDGPAEGYPEGVQRLLREAVAGTAPDVAYVGLNRWRILQDRGLTQPLDGFLGDNPAEQGYTPALLSLGSFKGQQHALATSASTLVMYVNPKLVEQAGGSMDNFPTTFDGVIELAAKINALSDTIDGVWIDRHDWRYQSLLGAFGGRPMNEDETDITFDSEAGIEAARLYQRFAKEAGMKSYADSDARQALPAGTLGIMFESSSLQTRFEQGAGDAFKVTVKPLPLGTDDEASVYFPTGGSGIVMLTKDEAKQKAAWEYISFVTGPEGQKIIVENTGYAPANSIVVEDKEYLGAFYEKDPNALVAHTQIARHAGPWYAYPGAEGVAVTDLIAAALVEVTEGADAEATIKDLAETLRVQLGMK, from the coding sequence ATGAGACGTGCCCTATTCGCCGCGGCTTTCGCGCTCGTCGCCAGCAGCGCCACTGCCCAGGAGACCGAGATCCGCGTGCACTATGCGATCCCGACCATCTGGGCCGATACGCAGAAGGCGCTTGCCGAGGCCTTCATGGCCAAGCATCCCGACATCAAGGTCACCCTGGACGGCCCGGCCGAGGGCTATCCGGAAGGCGTGCAGCGCCTGCTGCGCGAGGCCGTCGCCGGCACCGCGCCGGACGTTGCCTATGTCGGCCTCAACCGCTGGCGCATCCTGCAGGATCGCGGCCTGACCCAGCCGCTCGACGGCTTCCTCGGCGACAACCCGGCAGAGCAGGGCTACACCCCGGCGCTGCTGTCGCTCGGCAGCTTCAAGGGCCAGCAGCACGCGCTGGCGACCTCCGCCTCGACGCTGGTCATGTATGTGAACCCGAAGCTGGTCGAGCAGGCCGGCGGGTCCATGGACAACTTCCCGACCACCTTCGACGGGGTGATCGAGCTCGCCGCCAAGATCAACGCGCTCAGCGACACGATCGACGGCGTGTGGATCGACCGTCACGACTGGCGCTACCAGTCGCTGCTCGGCGCCTTCGGCGGCCGTCCGATGAACGAGGACGAGACCGACATCACCTTCGACAGCGAAGCGGGCATCGAGGCCGCGCGCCTCTACCAGCGCTTCGCCAAGGAAGCGGGCATGAAGTCCTACGCCGACAGCGACGCACGCCAGGCCCTTCCGGCCGGCACGCTCGGCATCATGTTCGAGAGCTCCTCTCTGCAGACCCGCTTCGAGCAGGGCGCGGGCGATGCCTTCAAGGTCACCGTCAAGCCGCTGCCGCTGGGCACCGACGACGAGGCGTCCGTCTACTTCCCGACCGGCGGCTCGGGCATCGTCATGCTGACCAAGGACGAGGCCAAGCAGAAGGCGGCGTGGGAGTACATTTCCTTCGTCACCGGGCCTGAGGGCCAGAAGATCATCGTGGAGAACACCGGCTATGCTCCGGCCAACTCCATCGTGGTCGAGGACAAGGAGTATCTCGGCGCCTTCTACGAGAAGGACCCGAACGCGCTCGTGGCCCACACCCAGATCGCCCGCCATGCCGGCCCCTGGTACGCCTATCCGGGCGCCGAGGGCGTCGCGGTCACCGACCTGATCGCCGCCGCCCTGGTGGAAGTGACAGAAGGCGCCGATGCCGAGGCGACCATCAAGGATCTTGCCGAAACGCTGCGCGTCCAGCTCGGCATGAAATAA